A genome region from Chlorobaculum tepidum TLS includes the following:
- the aroC gene encoding chorismate synthase → MIRYFTAGESHGPALSAIVEGMPAGVALTESDINDQLARRQQGYGRGGRMKIETDRAEVLSGVRFGKTIGSPVAMLIRNRDWENWTTSMAQFEDHATEVQKITIPRPGHADLTGFVKYGFDDIRPVIDRSSARETAARVAAGSLARAFLRQLGIQIGSYISTIGPVSEAAAPASLQELLDAGAESLAAEADKSPVRMLDPEAETAAIAAIDQAKADGDTLGGIVELYITGVPMGLGSYVQHDRRLDSELAAAIMSIQAIKGVEIGPAFDNARKPGSQVHDELFAGGEKGLRRETNRAGGIEGSMSSGQPIHIRAAMKPISSLVSPLSSFDLATLEAVQSRFERSDTCAVPAAGVVAEAVVAPVIANALLEKLGGDHMAEIKERLEVYRAALRMRFEK, encoded by the coding sequence ATGATCCGTTACTTCACCGCAGGCGAATCGCACGGCCCGGCGCTTTCAGCAATCGTCGAGGGAATGCCCGCAGGCGTGGCGCTGACCGAATCCGACATCAACGACCAGCTCGCCCGCCGCCAGCAGGGTTACGGTCGTGGCGGCCGCATGAAGATCGAGACCGACCGTGCCGAGGTGCTCTCCGGCGTCCGGTTCGGCAAAACCATCGGCTCGCCCGTCGCGATGCTCATCCGCAACCGTGACTGGGAGAACTGGACAACATCGATGGCGCAGTTCGAAGACCACGCCACCGAGGTGCAGAAGATCACCATCCCCCGCCCCGGCCACGCCGACCTGACCGGCTTCGTGAAATACGGCTTCGACGACATTCGCCCGGTCATCGACCGCTCCTCGGCCCGCGAAACCGCCGCCAGAGTCGCTGCCGGATCGCTCGCACGAGCATTTTTGAGACAGCTCGGCATCCAGATTGGAAGCTACATCTCCACCATAGGTCCCGTCTCCGAAGCCGCCGCCCCCGCCTCGTTGCAGGAGCTGCTCGACGCCGGAGCTGAAAGCCTCGCCGCCGAAGCCGACAAATCGCCGGTGCGGATGCTCGACCCGGAAGCAGAAACCGCAGCCATCGCGGCTATCGACCAGGCCAAAGCCGATGGCGACACTCTCGGTGGCATCGTCGAACTCTACATCACCGGCGTACCAATGGGCCTCGGCAGCTACGTCCAGCACGACCGCCGGCTCGACTCGGAACTCGCCGCCGCAATCATGTCTATCCAGGCGATCAAAGGCGTCGAAATCGGTCCGGCCTTCGACAACGCCCGCAAACCAGGTTCCCAGGTACACGACGAACTGTTCGCCGGTGGTGAAAAGGGATTGAGACGCGAAACCAACCGAGCTGGAGGCATCGAAGGCAGCATGTCAAGCGGCCAGCCGATCCACATCCGCGCCGCCATGAAACCGATCTCCTCGCTCGTCTCCCCGCTCAGCTCTTTCGACCTCGCCACACTCGAAGCCGTGCAGTCACGCTTCGAACGCAGCGACACCTGCGCCGTCCCCGCCGCCGGAGTCGTCGCCGAAGCCGTCGTAGCCCCCGTCATCGCCAACGCGCTGTTGGAAAAACTTGGCGGAGATCATATGGCGGAGATTAAGGAAAGGCTGGAGGTTTATCGGGCGGCGCTGAGGATGAGGTTTGAAAAATAA
- the cysE gene encoding serine O-acetyltransferase: MSVQDIWSLIREEACLECEREPEIRLFLEQHILRYEEFAPALAMLLSVKLGSKHFPPPVLEGIFEDFYRQSPESVRCAACDMEATRERDPAAVNYFEIMLFLKGYQALQSYRLAHWLWQNDRKSLAYFLQNRMSEVFAVDIHPAAKIGKGILLDHATSLVIGETAVVEDNVSLLHEVTLGGTGKDSGDRHPKVGKSVMIGAGAKILGNIKIGEGAKVGAGSVVLDDVPPHYTVAGVPAHIVGRTEVPEPSLDMNQRLIFPEKQKPKGEQHSCL, encoded by the coding sequence ATGAGTGTACAGGATATCTGGTCATTGATTCGTGAAGAAGCGTGCCTCGAGTGCGAGCGTGAGCCGGAGATCCGGCTGTTTCTGGAACAGCACATTTTGCGATATGAGGAGTTCGCTCCGGCGCTGGCGATGCTGCTTTCGGTGAAGCTTGGGTCGAAGCACTTTCCGCCGCCGGTGCTTGAAGGAATCTTCGAGGATTTTTATCGGCAAAGCCCCGAATCTGTCCGGTGCGCAGCCTGCGACATGGAGGCTACCCGTGAGCGTGACCCGGCAGCGGTGAACTATTTCGAGATCATGCTTTTTCTCAAGGGCTACCAGGCGCTTCAGTCTTACCGGCTGGCTCACTGGCTGTGGCAGAATGACCGCAAATCGCTGGCCTATTTCCTCCAGAACCGCATGTCGGAGGTTTTCGCGGTAGATATTCATCCTGCGGCTAAAATCGGCAAGGGCATTCTGCTTGATCATGCCACGAGCCTTGTCATCGGCGAGACCGCCGTGGTAGAGGATAATGTTTCGCTTCTGCACGAGGTGACGCTTGGTGGCACCGGCAAGGATTCGGGTGACCGGCATCCGAAAGTCGGTAAGTCGGTGATGATTGGCGCCGGGGCCAAGATTCTCGGAAACATCAAAATCGGAGAAGGTGCGAAGGTCGGGGCGGGCAGCGTGGTGCTCGATGATGTTCCGCCGCACTACACGGTTGCTGGTGTGCCAGCACATATCGTGGGGCGCACTGAAGTTCCCGAACCCTCTCTCGATATGAACCAGCGCCTCATTTTTCCGGAAAAACAAAAGCCGAAAGGCGAGCAGCACTCGTGCTTATAA
- a CDS encoding 6-pyruvoyl trahydropterin synthase family protein, whose amino-acid sequence MLISRKIEIDYGHTLPNSFTFCNQLHGHRGVIVATVEGPVIDRAGDAEEGMVIDFKFLRQIMDEHIHDQLDHGFAVWKEDKEDLEFILKRNTRVLVTDAPPTAECLARWAFNQISGKLPEGVILKNLRWYETPNNWADYTGG is encoded by the coding sequence ATGCTCATCTCCAGAAAAATCGAGATCGACTACGGCCACACCCTTCCGAACAGCTTCACGTTCTGCAACCAGTTGCACGGGCATCGCGGCGTTATCGTGGCAACCGTCGAAGGGCCGGTCATCGACCGCGCCGGAGATGCCGAAGAAGGCATGGTAATAGATTTCAAGTTCCTGCGGCAGATCATGGACGAACATATCCACGATCAGCTCGACCACGGCTTCGCAGTCTGGAAAGAAGACAAGGAAGACCTCGAATTCATCCTCAAACGCAACACCCGCGTGCTTGTAACCGACGCCCCCCCCACCGCCGAATGCCTCGCCAGATGGGCCTTCAACCAGATCAGCGGCAAGCTTCCCGAAGGGGTCATTCTCAAAAACCTCCGCTGGTACGAAACACCGAACAATTGGGCGGACTACACGGGCGGGTAA
- a CDS encoding radical SAM protein, which yields MTYVFGPVSSKRLGQSLGVDLLPSKSCTWNCIYCQLGRTTAFVTERREFFPKEEILSEILETVASGKPIDWITFVGSGETTLYKGLDWLIAEVKKISKIPVAVITNGSLLSDPEVRRELLEADAVLPSLNAGSPELFERIDRPAPGFTFEKHVEGLRLFRQEYRGKLWVEVMLIRGVNDSEEALKEMAAVLAEIRPDMIHLVMPTRPAPESFVGIPDEELIQRAVFVLSSSAPVLHPAKGEMNLGSVGNLLDTVAGIASRHPVQERELEAALGKLFDGDAAKIRETMGELLASGRFEKVRQGSELYWIVKSA from the coding sequence ATGACCTATGTTTTCGGACCCGTCTCCTCCAAGCGTCTCGGCCAGTCGCTTGGTGTCGATCTGTTGCCATCCAAAAGCTGCACCTGGAACTGCATCTACTGCCAGCTTGGCCGCACGACGGCGTTCGTAACGGAGCGGCGTGAATTTTTCCCGAAAGAGGAGATTCTCTCGGAGATTCTCGAAACGGTCGCGAGCGGCAAGCCGATCGACTGGATCACCTTTGTCGGCTCCGGCGAGACGACGCTCTACAAAGGGCTCGACTGGCTGATTGCCGAAGTCAAAAAAATCTCGAAAATCCCGGTGGCGGTCATTACCAACGGCTCGCTCTTGAGTGATCCGGAAGTCCGTCGGGAGCTGCTCGAAGCCGATGCTGTGCTGCCGTCGCTCAACGCAGGTTCACCAGAGCTGTTCGAGCGCATCGACCGCCCTGCGCCTGGCTTTACCTTCGAGAAACATGTCGAGGGTTTGAGGCTTTTTCGGCAGGAGTATCGCGGCAAGCTCTGGGTCGAGGTGATGCTCATCAGAGGAGTGAACGATTCGGAGGAGGCGCTGAAGGAAATGGCGGCGGTGCTTGCGGAGATTCGTCCCGACATGATTCATCTCGTTATGCCGACCCGCCCCGCGCCCGAAAGCTTTGTCGGCATTCCGGACGAAGAACTCATCCAGCGCGCGGTTTTCGTTCTTTCCTCTTCCGCTCCGGTGCTGCATCCCGCCAAGGGGGAAATGAACCTTGGTTCGGTGGGCAACTTGCTCGACACCGTTGCGGGCATCGCCTCGCGCCACCCGGTACAGGAACGCGAACTTGAAGCGGCTCTCGGCAAGCTTTTTGACGGCGACGCCGCGAAAATCCGCGAAACAATGGGCGAGCTGCTCGCCTCGGGTCGCTTCGAGAAAGTCCGGCAGGGCAGCGAGCTGTACTGGATCGTTAAATCGGCATAA